Proteins encoded by one window of Chondromyces crocatus:
- the bamD gene encoding outer membrane protein assembly factor BamD — protein MSDPRRWLELGDEDNGGLTPQELELLNVGRALGPPPAAQEEVWASLLAQLGPFGGGPEGAPEPDGALPDAAPADGGPLPIGTGADQLGGAGQVGGAVQATGTVPTAVGQGAGVTPIAGAAQATGAMQTAGAVQAAGAAQAAGAAQAAGAVQAAAAGQTAVAAQVVGQLAWMGLAKSVVVGALGAAVVVGGYTVSTSEDVPPQRSAPAARAVTTRGETTAASRPGFGLPPSLPPPPRPGDMPSVPEDVTTGGAPGAAMQSATGGEVALDRGSPVPRTPESASAVRGDEASLAAPPAQLPPDGSATGTSPRGGVAVDESPSAMAERASRLREESRMLGVARDSLRRGETGTALVQLEEVRMRFPQGVLAQEREALTIEALYRAGNRTAASMRASAFLRAFPSSPHATRLQAFVQ, from the coding sequence ATGAGCGACCCCAGACGATGGCTCGAGCTCGGTGATGAAGACAACGGCGGGCTGACGCCGCAGGAGCTGGAGCTTCTGAATGTGGGGCGCGCGCTGGGCCCTCCGCCAGCGGCGCAGGAGGAGGTCTGGGCATCGTTGCTGGCGCAGCTCGGTCCTTTCGGCGGAGGCCCAGAGGGGGCGCCGGAGCCCGATGGCGCGCTCCCGGACGCCGCGCCGGCCGACGGAGGTCCCCTTCCGATCGGGACAGGCGCTGACCAGCTCGGGGGTGCTGGCCAGGTCGGGGGCGCCGTACAGGCGACAGGCACAGTGCCGACGGCTGTGGGTCAGGGGGCGGGGGTCACGCCGATCGCCGGGGCGGCACAGGCCACCGGGGCGATGCAAACTGCGGGCGCTGTGCAGGCTGCGGGCGCTGCGCAGGCTGCGGGCGCTGCGCAGGCTGCAGGCGCTGTGCAGGCTGCGGCAGCAGGACAGACGGCGGTCGCCGCCCAGGTGGTGGGACAGCTCGCGTGGATGGGTCTCGCCAAGTCCGTGGTGGTGGGCGCGCTCGGCGCAGCCGTCGTCGTGGGCGGATACACCGTGTCCACTTCGGAGGATGTGCCACCCCAACGAAGCGCACCAGCCGCGAGAGCCGTGACGACGCGAGGAGAGACAACCGCAGCGTCACGTCCAGGATTCGGGCTGCCCCCCTCTCTCCCTCCGCCGCCCAGACCAGGAGACATGCCATCCGTGCCGGAGGATGTGACGACGGGGGGTGCCCCGGGAGCAGCGATGCAAAGCGCCACAGGAGGAGAGGTGGCTCTCGACCGCGGGTCGCCAGTCCCACGGACGCCGGAGTCGGCAAGCGCCGTGCGTGGGGACGAAGCGTCTCTAGCTGCTCCGCCCGCGCAGCTCCCTCCCGACGGATCAGCAACGGGGACATCACCACGGGGTGGCGTCGCCGTGGACGAGTCGCCTTCGGCCATGGCGGAGCGGGCCAGCCGCCTGCGTGAAGAGAGTCGGATGCTCGGCGTGGCGCGTGACTCGTTGAGGCGGGGAGAGACCGGGACGGCCCTGGTGCAGCTGGAAGAAGTGCGGATGCGCTTTCCGCAGGGGGTGCTCGCTCAAGAACGGGAGGCGCTGACGATCGAGGCGCTTTACCGTGCGGGCAATCGGACGGCAGCCTCGATGCGCGCGAGCGCTTTCCTTCGAGCATTTCCAAGCAGCCCCCACGCCACCCGCTTGCAGGCGTTCGTCCAGTAA
- a CDS encoding acyl-CoA dehydrogenase family protein, translating to MASTQGASVIEPQHRPRVTEAQRSPDVPSLLATVARVGAIASQHASASEEARTLAPEAVQALRDSGLLALALPRALGGMECDPLTQATVFEAMARADTSAGWCFMISALIAALAGAYLPDEGARAVFPTPSTYLAGLRLPMGTAQRTDGGYRVQGRWAFGSGARHADWIFTVALLPSERDDAPPSLLDVALPVTDVHIEDTWHVAGLRGSGSDHYRIDDAFVPEAFTCPAPAAPPLRGGPLYRLPMLALIAPGHAAFVLGAAQRALDEITAVAPHRIKAWPQTPLGQHPAFQMDLGRATVKLRAARAYTADVLGSTWDRVRAGDDLTPADWVSLRALTTYTADVAAEVSSFAYRAGGGSALYATSPLQRCFRDLHAATQHIAATDDAYEFAGRHLLGIPEAVQPMTMPRLRA from the coding sequence ATGGCATCGACCCAAGGAGCCAGCGTGATCGAACCCCAGCATCGCCCCCGCGTGACCGAGGCCCAGCGCAGCCCCGACGTGCCTTCCCTTCTCGCCACCGTCGCGCGCGTCGGCGCCATCGCCTCCCAGCACGCCAGCGCCTCCGAAGAGGCCCGCACCCTCGCCCCCGAGGCCGTCCAGGCCCTCCGCGACAGCGGCCTCCTCGCCCTCGCCCTCCCGCGCGCGCTAGGCGGCATGGAATGCGATCCACTCACCCAGGCCACCGTCTTCGAGGCCATGGCCCGCGCCGACACCTCGGCCGGCTGGTGCTTCATGATCTCCGCCCTGATTGCGGCCCTGGCGGGGGCCTACCTTCCCGACGAAGGCGCCCGCGCCGTCTTTCCCACCCCTTCCACCTACCTCGCCGGCCTCCGCCTCCCCATGGGCACCGCCCAGCGCACCGACGGCGGTTACCGCGTCCAGGGCCGCTGGGCTTTCGGGAGCGGCGCGCGCCATGCCGACTGGATCTTCACCGTCGCCCTCCTCCCTTCCGAGCGCGACGACGCTCCCCCCTCACTCCTCGATGTCGCCCTCCCGGTGACCGACGTGCACATCGAGGACACCTGGCACGTCGCCGGCCTGCGCGGCAGCGGCAGCGACCACTACCGCATCGACGACGCCTTCGTCCCCGAAGCGTTCACCTGTCCCGCCCCGGCGGCGCCGCCCCTCCGTGGTGGCCCCCTCTACCGCCTCCCCATGCTGGCCCTCATCGCCCCTGGTCACGCCGCCTTTGTTCTCGGCGCTGCCCAGCGCGCCCTCGACGAGATCACCGCCGTCGCCCCTCACCGCATCAAGGCCTGGCCTCAGACCCCCCTCGGCCAGCACCCCGCCTTCCAGATGGATCTCGGCCGCGCCACCGTGAAGCTCCGCGCCGCGCGCGCCTACACCGCCGATGTCCTCGGCAGTACCTGGGACCGTGTCCGAGCGGGCGACGACCTCACGCCAGCCGACTGGGTCTCCCTCCGCGCCCTCACCACCTACACCGCCGACGTCGCTGCGGAGGTGAGCTCCTTCGCCTACCGCGCTGGCGGCGGCAGCGCCCTCTACGCCACGAGCCCCCTCCAGCGCTGCTTCCGCGACCTCCACGCCGCCACCCAGCACATCGCCGCCACCGACGACGCCTACGAGTTCGCCGGCCGCCACCTCCTCGGCATCCCCGAAGCCGTTCAGCCCATGACCATGCCGCGCCTCCGCGCATAG
- a CDS encoding M20/M25/M40 family metallo-hydrolase: MELRRHHAVKSPGSLIDALASIREDELRATVEALARPRHMFRERAENLRAAQRIASGFEDCGYAVSFQGELRNVVALPQGGVEGPLLLVGAHYDSVPGTPGADDNASGIAAMLACARALRHLGSALPVGFVAWNGEEDGLLGSIDFVAHHEASATTTIAAVHVLEMVGYASHAPDSQRMPLPVPGAPTVGDFIGLLTNQRSNHLVNLAVAQAEALVPELPVVGLKVYLGLEGWLPVLHRSDHAPFWKAKIPAMMWTDTAEFRNPNYHRATDTPDTLDYTFLRRVTQLVTATVARQVG; encoded by the coding sequence ATGGAGCTGCGCCGCCATCACGCCGTGAAATCGCCTGGAAGCTTGATCGACGCGCTCGCCTCCATCCGCGAGGACGAGCTACGCGCCACCGTCGAGGCCCTGGCGAGGCCGCGCCACATGTTCCGTGAGCGCGCCGAGAACCTCCGCGCAGCGCAGAGGATCGCCAGCGGGTTCGAGGACTGTGGCTACGCCGTCTCCTTCCAGGGCGAGCTTCGCAACGTGGTCGCGCTCCCGCAGGGCGGTGTGGAGGGGCCCCTCCTCCTCGTCGGCGCCCATTACGACAGCGTCCCTGGCACCCCTGGCGCAGACGACAACGCCAGCGGTATCGCCGCGATGCTCGCCTGCGCCCGCGCGCTCCGGCACCTCGGATCTGCGCTCCCCGTGGGCTTCGTCGCGTGGAATGGAGAGGAGGATGGCCTCCTCGGCAGCATCGACTTCGTCGCCCACCACGAGGCATCCGCCACGACGACCATCGCAGCCGTGCACGTCCTGGAGATGGTCGGCTACGCCAGCCACGCGCCGGACTCCCAGCGCATGCCGCTCCCGGTCCCCGGAGCGCCTACCGTTGGCGACTTCATCGGCCTGCTCACCAACCAGCGCTCCAACCACCTCGTGAACCTCGCTGTCGCCCAGGCCGAAGCCCTCGTCCCCGAGCTGCCCGTGGTCGGCCTCAAGGTGTACCTCGGCCTCGAAGGCTGGCTCCCGGTGCTCCACCGGAGCGACCACGCGCCGTTCTGGAAGGCGAAGATCCCCGCCATGATGTGGACCGACACCGCCGAGTTCCGCAACCCGAACTACCACCGCGCCACGGACACCCCGGACACGCTGGACTACACCTTCCTGCGGCGTGTCACCCAGCTCGTCACGGCCACCGTGGCGCGGCAGGTGGGATGA
- a CDS encoding RNA polymerase sigma factor translates to MTFREVYEQHFQFVWRALRRLGVRESDVQDAAQDVFLVVYRKLGEFEGRSKLSTWLFGICYRVASDRKKLAHVRHRSEGEAPLLDCPDDRIDVAAEAERRQGLTVLEGILEEMPLEQRAVFTLFELEGMTGDDIAETMEIPLGTVYSRLRLARETFRRAAARFNARDQFQVHGGGREGASRLSPQRDGAGSAGRSEAGAKVEGSSGGGGGRRLGSGAEHNLAGLNKAGGER, encoded by the coding sequence ATGACCTTCCGGGAGGTGTACGAGCAGCACTTCCAGTTCGTCTGGCGCGCTCTTCGCCGGCTCGGCGTGCGGGAGAGCGACGTGCAGGACGCGGCGCAGGACGTCTTTCTCGTCGTGTACAGGAAGCTCGGCGAGTTCGAGGGGAGGTCGAAGCTCTCCACGTGGCTGTTCGGCATCTGCTACCGCGTCGCCAGCGATCGCAAGAAGCTCGCGCACGTGCGCCACCGCTCCGAGGGGGAGGCGCCCCTGCTCGACTGTCCCGACGATCGCATCGACGTCGCGGCAGAGGCGGAGCGACGGCAGGGACTGACGGTGCTCGAGGGCATCCTGGAGGAGATGCCCCTGGAGCAGCGCGCGGTGTTCACGCTGTTCGAGCTGGAAGGGATGACGGGAGACGACATCGCCGAGACGATGGAGATCCCGCTCGGGACCGTGTACTCGCGCCTCCGCCTGGCGCGTGAGACCTTCAGGCGGGCGGCGGCGCGCTTCAACGCGCGCGATCAGTTCCAGGTCCACGGCGGGGGGCGCGAGGGGGCGTCGAGGCTGAGCCCGCAGCGCGATGGCGCAGGGTCAGCGGGGCGATCCGAGGCGGGGGCGAAGGTCGAGGGGTCGAGCGGAGGCGGGGGCGGGCGTCGTCTGGGCAGCGGCGCCGAGCACAACCTGGCAGGCTTGAACAAGGCAGGAGGGGAGCGATGA